In one Spirosoma rigui genomic region, the following are encoded:
- the atpE gene encoding ATP synthase F0 subunit C translates to MLFSLLLEATGSVSVMGAAIGAGLAAIGAGLGIGRIGGSAMEGIARQPEAAGRIQTAMLIIAALIEAVALFAAVICLLVALA, encoded by the coding sequence ATGTTGTTTTCTCTGCTGTTAGAAGCTACGGGTAGTGTTTCGGTTATGGGTGCTGCTATCGGCGCTGGTTTAGCCGCTATCGGTGCTGGTCTGGGTATCGGCCGGATCGGTGGTAGCGCTATGGAAGGTATCGCTCGTCAGCCAGAAGCTGCCGGTCGTATCCAGACTGCCATGCTGATCATTGCCGCTCTGATCGAGGCCGTTGCTCTGTTCGCAGCCGTTATCTGTCTGCTGGTTGCTCTGGCTTAA
- a CDS encoding F0F1 ATP synthase subunit B yields MDLLTPDLGLLFWQVVVFLALFLILRTFAWKPITDSLHERENNIQSALDLAEKTRVEMTALKADNEKLLAQARSERDAILRGAKETADKLVADSRERAAIEGQRMLEQAREAMQNERQALVAQMKKEVVTLSLDIAEKVLRKELSDKPSQEKLVSDLVSNSRLN; encoded by the coding sequence ATGGACTTACTTACTCCCGATCTTGGTCTGTTGTTCTGGCAGGTGGTGGTGTTCCTCGCCCTGTTCCTGATCCTGCGCACATTTGCCTGGAAACCCATTACAGATAGCCTGCACGAGCGCGAAAACAATATTCAGAGTGCGCTCGACCTGGCCGAGAAAACGCGTGTTGAAATGACCGCGCTCAAAGCCGATAACGAGAAATTACTGGCACAGGCTCGCTCCGAGCGGGATGCTATCTTGCGGGGTGCTAAAGAAACGGCCGACAAACTGGTTGCCGACTCGCGTGAGCGGGCTGCTATCGAAGGCCAGCGGATGCTGGAGCAGGCGCGCGAAGCCATGCAGAATGAGCGCCAGGCGCTGGTTGCCCAGATGAAAAAAGAAGTTGTAACACTGTCACTCGATATTGCCGAGAAAGTGCTGCGCAAAGAACTCAGCGATAAGCCATCGCAGGAGAAACTCGTTTCGGACCTGGTGTCGAACTCACGCTTAAACTAA
- the atpH gene encoding ATP synthase F1 subunit delta → MAVATVAARYAKSLLDLAKEQGIAETMYTDMKFVKQTLAKNRQLAVVLKNPIVRAEKKNAVMKAVFASRLNPLAMSFFQIIANKNREAIIDAIADQFVIQYEVLKQVERATIITTMPLTDALRDQFRAIVMKYTTGKTVEFEEKIDPNLIGGYILRVGDQQIDGSIRSQLNDIRLQFMN, encoded by the coding sequence ATGGCAGTTGCTACAGTAGCCGCTCGTTATGCCAAATCGTTACTGGATCTGGCGAAAGAGCAGGGCATCGCTGAGACGATGTATACCGACATGAAGTTCGTAAAGCAGACGCTGGCTAAAAACCGTCAGTTAGCCGTTGTGCTTAAGAACCCAATTGTTCGGGCCGAGAAGAAAAACGCGGTAATGAAAGCGGTATTCGCCAGCCGGCTGAATCCGTTGGCAATGTCTTTTTTCCAGATCATCGCCAATAAAAACCGGGAAGCTATTATCGACGCTATTGCTGATCAGTTCGTTATTCAGTACGAAGTGCTGAAACAGGTTGAACGGGCAACAATCATAACGACCATGCCCCTGACCGATGCACTGCGCGATCAGTTTAGAGCTATTGTGATGAAATATACTACCGGAAAGACGGTCGAGTTTGAAGAAAAAATCGATCCGAACCTCATTGGTGGCTATATCCTGCGCGTTGGCGATCAGCAAATCGATGGCTCAATCCGCAGCCAATTGAATGATATCCGCCTGCAGTTCATGAACTAA